The following are encoded together in the Proteiniphilum saccharofermentans genome:
- a CDS encoding TraB/GumN family protein yields the protein MHYKKVFIAVTAIFLLLSCSSGASNKTESSLLWKISGNGLQKPSYIFGTHHLVPISFLDSIPGIEAAFEETEQTVGELDMSDMSEMQMKIMGEGMLPPDIAYATLLSPEDTAVLDSMLRAVVGVGLDQLGQLKPAMLSNLVSISLYQRYYPSVASAQNIDYYFQEEALKRSRPVVGLETAEDQIYVLLNSQSLERQAEMLICMVKHPEMLKEQMDEMQAAYHAQDIEVLRQLYEKEIPDDPCPSTEEEKNVLNGDRNRKWLDQLPSIMEDKSSFIAVGCLHLPGDEGLIEGLKKLGYNVEAVR from the coding sequence ATGCATTATAAAAAGGTCTTCATCGCTGTAACAGCGATATTCTTATTGCTTTCCTGTTCCTCCGGAGCTTCAAACAAGACAGAGAGTTCCCTCTTGTGGAAAATATCAGGAAATGGATTACAGAAACCATCCTATATTTTCGGGACACATCACCTTGTCCCCATCTCCTTTCTGGATAGTATACCCGGAATTGAGGCTGCTTTCGAAGAAACAGAGCAGACCGTAGGTGAACTCGATATGAGTGACATGTCGGAGATGCAGATGAAGATCATGGGTGAAGGCATGCTACCACCGGATATTGCCTACGCGACTTTACTCTCCCCTGAAGATACAGCGGTGCTGGACAGTATGCTCCGTGCCGTAGTGGGGGTTGGTCTCGACCAATTGGGACAACTGAAGCCGGCCATGCTCTCAAACCTGGTTTCCATCTCACTCTACCAACGATATTATCCTTCTGTAGCTTCGGCGCAAAACATAGATTATTACTTCCAGGAAGAAGCACTGAAACGGTCACGTCCGGTAGTAGGACTTGAGACTGCGGAAGATCAGATCTATGTATTATTGAATTCGCAATCATTGGAACGCCAGGCTGAGATGTTGATCTGCATGGTGAAACATCCGGAAATGCTGAAAGAGCAGATGGATGAAATGCAGGCGGCCTATCATGCTCAGGATATTGAAGTCTTGCGCCAATTGTACGAAAAAGAAATACCTGACGATCCCTGCCCTTCTACGGAAGAGGAGAAAAATGTGCTGAACGGCGACCGTAATAGGAAATGGCTGGACCAACTCCCATCCATCATGGAAGATAAATCCTCATTTATTGCCGTTGGCTGCCTGCACCTGCCGGGAGACGAAGGACTGATTGAAGGACTGAAGAAATTGGGATATAATGTGGAAGCAGTCAGGTGA
- a CDS encoding polysaccharide lyase family 8 super-sandwich domain-containing protein: MIRRLIVILGILLLCSGAATAGVNTPADVKVIKARVLKSLMVPHGDDSRVERLVDSIRDDGTWPGIDYKDVSNEGFRHTVHLGNMVLLARAYQVKPSKFYKNRKVRNTIELALKHWVENDYICDNWWHNEVGTPTQLVNLMLITGDDLSKDLVVKTQPIIGRAHIDAPGARPGGDRIKIAGIQAKNMLFIGDGETFEKVIGVIENEIKYVEWIGREYGYTYRLHEGGFSNRSAGGRGIQYGNSFHHRTDGVNNTLSYGLGYADSFIEWAVYTAGTGYAFSEDKIARLVDYFLDGICKMAAFGKYPDPGAKNREVSRHGSLRPFSTRSAEDLLKTTCYRAGELQEIVNIRANDGIKPTLSHATFFWNTEHFAYQRPEWYTSVRMYSTRTYNMEVGYNSEGLLNHHRGDGTNHISRTGEEYSDIFPVFDYQKVPGATIMQKEELPPPGQIQKIGLTDFVGAVTDGTYGAVAFDFKSPHDPLIARKSWFFFDDEYVCLGAGISGRQQLPVVTTLNQCLLRGDVVISSGNQHAVIAKGEREHENVDWVFHDGIGYVFPESTKVSLTNDSATGSWWDINKQTSTPKEKVSMEVFKLWLDHGMRPSDATYEYIVVPATSLEKMRQNNATKNIDILVNTPYVQAVRHTGTDICQAVFYKGGEVNIGDNLTLSSDNPGIVMVKMKNGAITKISVSDPNRELTRFNLFVSVRIEGGGDNWHAVWHAAKGGSHIVIELPYGNYAGDSVTIEF; the protein is encoded by the coding sequence ATGATAAGAAGATTAATCGTTATACTGGGTATATTGCTCCTGTGTAGTGGGGCCGCTACTGCCGGGGTAAATACTCCTGCCGATGTGAAAGTTATTAAAGCACGGGTATTGAAGTCACTCATGGTTCCTCATGGGGATGATAGCAGGGTGGAAAGACTGGTCGATTCCATCAGGGATGACGGAACGTGGCCTGGTATTGACTATAAAGATGTGTCGAATGAAGGTTTCCGGCATACCGTTCATTTGGGGAATATGGTACTGCTTGCCAGGGCATATCAGGTAAAACCATCCAAGTTTTATAAAAACAGAAAAGTGAGAAATACAATTGAGTTGGCGCTCAAACACTGGGTCGAAAATGATTATATCTGCGATAACTGGTGGCATAATGAAGTTGGTACGCCTACCCAGCTTGTCAACCTGATGCTGATAACAGGGGATGATTTGTCAAAAGACCTGGTAGTAAAGACACAACCGATCATAGGCCGGGCGCACATTGACGCACCGGGTGCACGGCCGGGCGGTGACAGGATAAAGATTGCCGGCATCCAGGCCAAAAATATGTTATTCATTGGGGATGGGGAAACTTTTGAGAAAGTGATCGGGGTAATTGAAAATGAGATTAAATATGTGGAATGGATCGGCCGTGAATATGGTTACACCTATCGTCTGCACGAAGGAGGATTCTCTAACCGTTCAGCGGGAGGACGCGGCATTCAGTATGGCAATAGCTTCCATCACAGAACGGATGGGGTGAACAATACCCTTTCCTACGGGTTGGGCTATGCCGATTCTTTTATCGAATGGGCTGTATATACAGCCGGTACCGGTTATGCTTTTTCTGAAGATAAGATAGCACGGTTGGTGGATTATTTTCTGGATGGCATTTGTAAAATGGCTGCCTTTGGAAAGTACCCCGATCCGGGGGCAAAAAACCGGGAGGTGAGCCGTCATGGCAGTTTACGCCCATTTAGTACCCGAAGCGCGGAAGATCTTTTAAAGACTACCTGTTACAGGGCCGGGGAGTTGCAGGAGATAGTCAATATCCGGGCTAATGACGGGATCAAACCGACCCTGTCGCACGCAACCTTCTTCTGGAATACGGAACACTTTGCCTATCAGCGTCCGGAGTGGTACACCTCTGTAAGGATGTATTCCACCCGTACATACAATATGGAGGTGGGTTACAACAGCGAGGGTCTTTTGAATCACCACCGGGGTGACGGGACTAACCATATTTCACGAACCGGAGAAGAATATTCTGATATTTTTCCTGTATTCGACTATCAAAAGGTGCCGGGAGCCACTATTATGCAAAAGGAGGAACTCCCTCCTCCGGGACAGATACAGAAGATTGGCCTGACCGATTTTGTGGGTGCAGTAACTGATGGTACATACGGTGCTGTCGCTTTTGATTTCAAGAGCCCGCACGATCCGCTGATAGCCCGCAAATCATGGTTTTTCTTTGACGATGAATATGTTTGCCTGGGGGCCGGTATTTCCGGCAGGCAACAATTACCGGTAGTCACGACATTGAATCAGTGTTTGCTTCGGGGTGATGTAGTCATTTCGTCCGGAAATCAACATGCTGTAATAGCCAAAGGAGAAAGAGAGCATGAAAACGTTGATTGGGTCTTTCACGATGGAATAGGATATGTTTTTCCTGAATCGACAAAGGTTTCCTTGACGAATGACAGTGCAACCGGTTCATGGTGGGATATCAACAAGCAGACCAGCACACCGAAAGAGAAGGTTAGCATGGAGGTGTTCAAATTGTGGCTTGATCACGGTATGAGACCATCCGACGCTACCTATGAATATATTGTAGTACCCGCCACCTCTTTAGAGAAAATGCGACAAAATAATGCAACAAAAAATATTGATATATTAGTGAATACCCCCTATGTCCAGGCTGTCAGGCACACCGGAACTGATATTTGCCAGGCAGTATTTTACAAGGGAGGAGAGGTAAATATCGGAGACAATCTGACTCTTTCTTCCGATAATCCGGGAATTGTGATGGTAAAAATGAAGAATGGTGCAATTACAAAAATCTCCGTCTCCGATCCCAATCGTGAATTGACGAGGTTCAACCTTTTTGTCTCTGTCAGGATCGAAGGGGGAGGAGATAATTGGCATGCCGTATGGCATGCCGCTAAGGGTGGAAGTCATATTGTTATTGAATTGCCGTACGGAAATTATGCAGGCGATAGTGTAACGATTGAGTTTTGA
- a CDS encoding heparinase II/III domain-containing protein, producing the protein MSRVVVFLFTLCAGIFYSTGQNQHEHPRLLVKDTGKKYILDKIEQHEWAKSIFNEHYDKVSPYVERHQSDPEWILGRYLMNRVEGKRYTHAYDDGTGHYIVRYSGDAPVPTVRVSTHKRNPVTESGAPYVMPSLEELVPNDTSMYIWALNTETNKKDFIDPQQFVSIINGEINDLALSAAVIYWLKEDESYARFAADILDQWAQGVFYQEPIIGACRTGLLDIQTLGDNRYQSLILAYDFLYPFLKKEGYELSRYQHVFEKFASTLTFRGFWNNNWYAAVSATLVYAVLSLDDKEKQDYYLQFVLERDTIDGSCGRLSLATTVKEWLTPDGHWKEPGGYHNFPVSNLIKAAFTLEKNGYPVFQQYPELFDATYAMLKYSFPNLYVSAFGDTGRAFQSPETLEIGLVIATEYNRPEVPGMMAAMNTITGHGMYDRSKSGLMGLLTYLPDFPEGVSQPYVWARSGELDFARFYFQRNGTDEKQGLMYGVQGASYNHNHCNGMAMELYGCGEVMGIDAGTGPNYEHPLHQGYFSQWAAHNTVVAAGRSSSIPFSGAAGKKNIGQVELAAMEPLPGKNGVSPYHSFTDTRYLDISTHTNQLRTMGIIRTSDSTGYYIDIFRSDNQISNDYVYHNIGDSFVFSGQSGNPLQMESAKYPLVEEDYPGFRFFTDVEKMENVRENVRGLFSAKDRQGQDIFMHVFLPASDKVYYRAKSPAVRTGGRQYFNRPLPLFTVRSEEEAWTEPFICIFEPSVSKENNTIVSVERIAELCDSENTVIRVWHKDGSAQIIFQGNCAKRIIKGDHFSFSGSFGVISTDVNGNLESLYLGEGHHIAYSDVKVKSIDAPASVFIRLDDKNEYSVSGNQPVKIDLSGTIINYLLTD; encoded by the coding sequence ATGAGCAGAGTAGTTGTATTCCTTTTTACGCTGTGTGCGGGTATCTTTTATAGTACGGGGCAGAATCAACATGAACATCCCCGTCTCCTGGTGAAGGATACCGGGAAAAAATATATTCTTGATAAAATAGAACAACATGAATGGGCCAAGTCCATATTCAATGAGCATTATGATAAAGTAAGCCCTTATGTGGAGCGCCATCAAAGCGATCCGGAGTGGATACTGGGCAGGTATCTTATGAACCGGGTAGAGGGAAAGCGTTACACCCATGCATACGATGACGGGACAGGCCATTATATAGTAAGGTACTCGGGGGATGCTCCGGTGCCCACAGTGAGGGTTTCCACCCATAAAAGGAATCCTGTTACTGAAAGTGGCGCTCCCTATGTTATGCCGTCCCTTGAAGAGTTGGTACCTAATGATACATCCATGTATATTTGGGCGTTGAATACCGAAACCAATAAGAAAGATTTTATCGATCCACAACAGTTTGTTTCAATAATCAATGGAGAAATCAATGACCTGGCTCTCAGTGCTGCTGTTATTTACTGGTTGAAAGAAGATGAGAGTTATGCCAGATTTGCCGCAGATATTTTAGATCAGTGGGCACAGGGGGTATTTTATCAGGAACCCATCATAGGTGCGTGCCGAACCGGACTTTTAGATATCCAGACACTTGGTGATAACCGGTATCAAAGTTTGATACTTGCATACGATTTTTTATATCCTTTTTTGAAAAAGGAAGGATATGAGTTGAGCCGGTATCAGCACGTTTTTGAGAAATTTGCATCCACACTCACATTCAGGGGATTCTGGAATAATAATTGGTATGCGGCAGTAAGTGCAACTTTGGTGTATGCTGTATTGAGCCTGGATGACAAAGAGAAACAGGACTATTACCTCCAGTTCGTATTGGAAAGGGATACTATCGACGGATCCTGTGGCCGTTTGAGTCTTGCTACCACTGTAAAAGAGTGGTTGACTCCGGATGGGCATTGGAAAGAACCGGGTGGATACCATAACTTCCCGGTCTCCAATCTTATTAAGGCTGCCTTTACTTTAGAGAAAAATGGATATCCGGTATTTCAGCAATATCCTGAATTGTTTGATGCTACCTATGCCATGTTAAAATATTCATTTCCTAATCTGTATGTTTCTGCCTTTGGCGATACCGGAAGGGCTTTTCAAAGTCCTGAAACACTGGAAATAGGATTGGTGATTGCTACGGAATATAACCGTCCTGAGGTTCCGGGCATGATGGCGGCCATGAACACGATTACCGGACATGGAATGTATGATCGCAGTAAGTCCGGGCTTATGGGGTTGCTTACCTATCTGCCCGATTTTCCGGAGGGGGTGAGCCAACCTTATGTGTGGGCACGGAGTGGAGAGTTGGATTTTGCCCGGTTCTATTTCCAAAGGAACGGTACGGATGAAAAGCAGGGACTTATGTATGGGGTACAGGGGGCAAGTTACAACCACAACCATTGCAATGGCATGGCAATGGAACTATATGGTTGTGGGGAAGTGATGGGTATTGATGCCGGAACGGGTCCGAATTATGAACACCCTTTGCACCAGGGTTATTTTAGTCAATGGGCGGCGCATAACACTGTAGTGGCAGCGGGTAGATCCAGTTCCATCCCTTTCAGCGGTGCTGCCGGGAAGAAAAATATCGGACAGGTTGAGTTGGCTGCTATGGAACCTTTACCGGGGAAGAATGGCGTTTCACCCTATCATTCATTTACAGATACCAGGTATCTGGATATATCCACCCATACAAATCAGCTGCGAACAATGGGTATCATCCGTACATCCGATTCAACCGGTTACTATATCGATATCTTCCGTTCTGATAACCAGATATCGAACGATTATGTCTATCATAATATAGGTGATTCCTTTGTTTTTTCAGGTCAATCAGGTAACCCTTTGCAGATGGAGTCTGCCAAATATCCCTTGGTGGAGGAGGATTATCCCGGATTTAGATTTTTCACTGATGTGGAGAAAATGGAGAATGTAAGGGAAAATGTCAGGGGGCTATTTTCTGCCAAAGACAGGCAGGGACAGGATATATTCATGCATGTCTTTTTACCTGCATCGGACAAGGTTTACTACCGGGCAAAATCACCGGCAGTCAGAACCGGTGGACGCCAATATTTCAATCGGCCATTGCCGTTGTTTACAGTCCGTTCGGAGGAGGAGGCATGGACAGAACCATTTATTTGTATTTTTGAACCTTCTGTCTCTAAGGAAAATAATACGATAGTGTCAGTGGAAAGAATCGCTGAATTGTGTGACAGTGAAAATACAGTAATCCGCGTTTGGCACAAGGATGGTTCTGCCCAGATAATTTTTCAGGGGAATTGCGCGAAAAGGATTATTAAAGGCGATCATTTTAGTTTCTCAGGCTCTTTTGGTGTAATTTCAACGGATGTGAATGGAAATTTGGAGTCGTTATATTTGGGTGAAGGACACCATATCGCTTACAGTGATGTAAAAGTTAAGAGCATTGATGCTCCGGCTTCTGTTTTTATCCGGCTCGATGATAAAAATGAGTACTCGGTTTCAGGTAATCAGCCGGTAAAGATTGATTTAAGCGGGACAATAATTAATTATTTGCTTACCGATTAA
- a CDS encoding heparinase II/III domain-containing protein, giving the protein MKTQHYYVISFLCIIMLSSSSISGLLKASGRDDIPKLDNPMTVQYLKKNLRKSQPRLVLNSSAEKTLRRKLKTDPVTRNMYEAIRLNAGKVMEEPLLERIQTGRRLLSVSREMLYRMNMLGMVYRIDKDPKILERINDELVAVCNFRDWNPSHFLDVAEMAMAVAIGLDWTAGDLPQSTIDLAQSALIEKGILPGWPENGKNPSWAYGTNNWNQVCNGGMIAASIAIAGKDPELAAKTIRRALDGLPHSLVEYMPDGVYPEGSTYWEYGTSFSATTVAMLESAFGKDFGHSDYPGFKESAVFRVLMNAPSGWYYNFADCGDRRSVQGDETLAWFAAKSGNASFFEKERFLIPPAKMGKLSRLAGAALVWIAQYEEKGKGEIPTAWKGGGSNPVVVFTGEKGDRHNYYFGGKGGRGTVNHGNMDGGSFVFELNGVRWVVDPGNQSYHELEQTGFDLWSRCQECERWTLLTKNNFGHSTLTVNDQLHVVDGLATIVDFKDGAMPEATIDLTPTFRGQLKEAKRRFIKDSATSLVIEDYIETIGSTELVTWQLMTTSDVELTNNGVILRQSGKSLRVENISHPGLAMSVVSLYPAPLKLDRQMKALKRVELRIPAWTIDNGKSSIKVRLSEM; this is encoded by the coding sequence ATGAAAACACAACATTATTATGTTATCTCTTTTTTATGTATTATAATGCTTTCATCCTCCTCAATATCAGGTCTGTTGAAAGCGTCGGGCAGGGATGATATTCCCAAACTCGACAACCCCATGACGGTGCAATACCTGAAAAAAAATCTGAGGAAATCCCAACCCCGCCTTGTCTTGAACAGTTCTGCGGAAAAGACGCTCAGGCGAAAGCTGAAGACAGACCCGGTTACCCGGAATATGTATGAGGCTATCCGGTTGAACGCCGGCAAAGTCATGGAGGAGCCTTTATTGGAAAGGATTCAGACCGGACGGCGGTTATTGTCGGTCTCCCGCGAAATGCTTTACCGCATGAATATGCTCGGAATGGTGTATCGCATCGATAAAGATCCGAAAATACTGGAGCGGATCAATGACGAACTGGTAGCAGTTTGTAATTTCCGGGACTGGAACCCTTCCCATTTCCTTGATGTGGCGGAGATGGCGATGGCGGTGGCTATCGGACTCGACTGGACAGCGGGTGATCTTCCGCAGTCAACTATTGACTTGGCACAAAGTGCTCTGATTGAAAAGGGTATCCTTCCAGGTTGGCCTGAAAATGGAAAGAACCCGAGTTGGGCCTACGGCACGAATAACTGGAATCAGGTATGTAATGGTGGTATGATTGCTGCTTCTATTGCCATTGCCGGGAAAGATCCCGAACTTGCTGCGAAGACTATTCGAAGGGCATTGGACGGTCTGCCTCACTCATTGGTTGAATACATGCCCGATGGGGTATATCCCGAAGGTTCTACTTACTGGGAATATGGAACCAGCTTTTCCGCAACTACTGTGGCCATGCTTGAGAGCGCTTTTGGAAAAGACTTTGGACATTCCGACTATCCGGGATTCAAAGAGAGTGCGGTTTTCAGGGTGCTGATGAATGCGCCATCCGGATGGTATTATAATTTTGCTGATTGCGGGGACAGGCGCAGTGTGCAGGGAGATGAAACCCTCGCATGGTTTGCTGCAAAATCCGGGAATGCTTCTTTTTTCGAAAAAGAACGGTTTCTAATACCTCCCGCCAAGATGGGGAAATTATCACGGCTCGCCGGTGCAGCGCTGGTGTGGATTGCTCAATATGAGGAAAAAGGAAAAGGGGAGATCCCTACGGCCTGGAAGGGGGGAGGTTCTAATCCCGTTGTTGTTTTTACAGGAGAAAAGGGTGACCGCCATAATTATTACTTTGGAGGAAAAGGAGGGCGAGGTACGGTCAACCATGGGAATATGGATGGCGGTTCGTTTGTCTTCGAATTAAACGGAGTACGCTGGGTAGTAGATCCGGGAAATCAGAGTTATCATGAGCTGGAACAGACCGGGTTCGATTTATGGAGTCGTTGTCAGGAATGTGAGCGATGGACTTTGCTTACCAAAAATAATTTTGGGCATAGTACTTTAACTGTCAACGACCAACTGCATGTGGTTGACGGATTAGCCACTATTGTAGATTTTAAAGATGGAGCGATGCCTGAAGCTACCATCGATCTGACACCTACCTTCCGTGGGCAGTTAAAGGAGGCTAAGCGGAGATTCATTAAAGATTCTGCTACCTCGCTTGTGATTGAAGATTATATTGAGACTATCGGTTCCACAGAACTTGTTACATGGCAGCTAATGACTACTTCTGACGTGGAACTGACAAATAATGGAGTTATCCTCAGACAGTCAGGCAAGAGTTTAAGGGTAGAGAATATTTCCCATCCCGGCCTGGCAATGTCGGTTGTGTCTCTTTATCCTGCACCCTTAAAACTGGACAGACAGATGAAAGCCCTGAAACGTGTCGAACTAAGAATACCTGCATGGACTATCGACAATGGAAAAAGTTCCATAAAAGTACGGCTTTCGGAAATGTAG
- a CDS encoding glycoside hydrolase family 88 protein — MQKNYLLLLVIVFVGCTSQSSPGKMKDALVRDNLAFAEQQLRFAFEAIDAAHQINGTTPEERPSPRNIEPDGSLRLVRARDWTSGFFPGNLWYMYELTNDDYWKAAAIKHTGYLESLKSYKGTHDLGFMMYCSYGNGLRLSGVPGYQDILLETAESLISRYNPLIGCIRSWDHNGDKWQFPVIIDNMMNLELLFWASKVSGDPKYRDIAVTHANTTMQNHFRPDYSSFHVVDYDAAGDGKAIQFHTHQGYSHESAWARGQAWGLYGYTLCFRETGDKRYLEQAEAIANFILAHPNLPEDKVPYWDFDTPDIPDAPRDVSAGTITASALYELSTMGTDKGDYYREMADRIIESVSKKYRAGLHEQHGFLTISSIGHLPHGSEINVPIIYADYYFIESLVRRERLANGAPVVQEVR; from the coding sequence ATGCAAAAAAACTATTTATTATTACTTGTGATTGTATTTGTGGGGTGTACTTCACAGTCATCCCCCGGGAAGATGAAGGATGCTCTGGTAAGAGATAATCTTGCGTTTGCTGAACAGCAGCTCCGGTTTGCCTTTGAAGCCATTGATGCGGCCCATCAGATAAACGGTACTACTCCAGAAGAACGCCCTTCCCCGAGGAATATTGAACCGGATGGTTCGCTGCGGTTGGTAAGAGCCCGGGACTGGACTTCCGGGTTCTTCCCGGGCAATCTCTGGTATATGTATGAACTGACCAATGATGATTATTGGAAGGCAGCGGCAATAAAACATACCGGTTACCTGGAGTCGTTAAAGAGCTACAAAGGGACACACGACCTGGGATTTATGATGTATTGCAGTTATGGAAACGGTTTACGGTTATCCGGCGTGCCGGGATATCAGGATATCCTGCTTGAAACGGCCGAATCGTTAATCTCCCGTTATAATCCTCTTATAGGATGTATTCGTTCATGGGACCATAATGGTGATAAATGGCAGTTCCCGGTCATTATTGATAATATGATGAATCTCGAACTTCTCTTCTGGGCATCGAAGGTCAGCGGAGACCCTAAGTACCGGGATATTGCCGTTACCCATGCCAATACGACCATGCAGAACCACTTCAGGCCCGATTACAGTAGCTTCCATGTGGTTGATTATGATGCTGCCGGCGACGGAAAGGCTATCCAGTTCCATACACACCAGGGGTATTCGCATGAATCGGCCTGGGCAAGGGGACAGGCGTGGGGTTTATATGGATATACCCTGTGTTTCAGGGAGACAGGAGATAAGAGGTATTTGGAACAGGCAGAGGCGATCGCCAACTTTATACTGGCACATCCGAACCTGCCGGAAGATAAGGTTCCCTACTGGGATTTTGATACTCCGGATATTCCCGATGCACCCCGTGATGTTTCTGCCGGAACCATTACAGCTTCCGCATTGTATGAACTATCTACGATGGGTACGGATAAGGGGGACTATTATCGGGAAATGGCAGACCGGATCATTGAGAGTGTCTCGAAGAAGTATCGTGCCGGCTTGCATGAGCAGCACGGTTTCCTAACCATATCGAGCATCGGTCATTTGCCGCATGGTTCGGAGATTAATGTGCCGATCATATATGCTGACTACTATTTTATCGAGTCGCTTGTTCGCAGGGAACGCCTGGCCAACGGGGCACCTGTTGTCCAGGAAGTTCGATAA
- a CDS encoding DUF4466 family protein codes for MVETGDGAYRAFVYINKATASEVTISMKRYKM; via the coding sequence ATAGTTGAAACCGGTGATGGAGCTTACCGTGCTTTCGTATACATCAATAAAGCGACTGCAAGTGAGGTGACTATCAGTATGAAACGTTATAAAATGTAA
- the rlmD gene encoding 23S rRNA (uracil(1939)-C(5))-methyltransferase RlmD, with protein sequence MARKKKQLPLLENILITDVAAEGKAIAKVDGMAVFVPFAVPGDVVDIQLTRKKNSFAEGRVVRIEKYAENRTVPFCSHFGVCGGCKWQMLPYNEQLKQKHRQVTDNLERIGKIDLPDFNPILGASHATFYRNKLEFTFSNKKWLTEAQIASNETFDNMNALGFHIPGMFDKVLDIDKCWLQDDLSNQIRNAVREFCLENGYTFFDLRNQVGLMRTLIIRNSSIGEWMVIVVFYEDDPEKREKLMNFITEEFPQITSLLYVVNQKANDTITDQEVIVWRGRDHIYEEMEGLKFKIGPKSFFQTNSEQAYNLYKVARDFAQLSGKETVYDLYTGTGSIANFVARNAKKVVGIEYVPEAIHDAHENSRLNGIDNTLFYAGDMKDVLTADFISEHGRPDVIITDPPRAGMHNDVIDAILLAEPERIVYVSCNPATQARDLSLLDGKYRVTRVQPVDMFPHTHHVENVVLLEKR encoded by the coding sequence ATGGCAAGAAAGAAAAAGCAACTTCCCTTATTGGAAAATATTCTTATTACTGATGTGGCTGCCGAGGGTAAGGCGATTGCCAAGGTAGACGGCATGGCTGTCTTCGTGCCTTTTGCAGTGCCCGGAGATGTGGTGGATATTCAGTTGACACGGAAAAAGAACAGCTTTGCAGAGGGTAGGGTGGTACGCATTGAAAAATATGCAGAAAACAGAACGGTGCCATTTTGTAGTCATTTTGGAGTCTGTGGCGGTTGTAAGTGGCAGATGTTGCCTTATAACGAGCAGTTGAAGCAGAAGCACCGGCAGGTGACGGATAACCTTGAGCGGATAGGAAAGATCGATCTGCCCGACTTTAACCCCATTCTGGGTGCGTCTCATGCAACCTTTTACAGGAATAAACTGGAATTCACCTTTTCCAATAAGAAATGGTTGACCGAAGCACAAATAGCGAGCAACGAAACGTTCGACAATATGAATGCACTGGGTTTTCATATCCCCGGAATGTTCGATAAAGTACTGGATATCGATAAATGCTGGCTTCAGGATGACCTCTCCAACCAGATAAGGAATGCAGTCCGGGAGTTTTGCCTGGAGAACGGTTACACCTTTTTCGACCTTCGCAACCAGGTGGGACTGATGCGTACGCTCATCATCCGCAACAGTTCCATTGGAGAATGGATGGTGATCGTGGTCTTTTATGAAGACGATCCGGAAAAAAGAGAGAAACTGATGAATTTCATTACCGAAGAATTTCCGCAAATCACTTCATTACTCTATGTCGTCAACCAAAAAGCCAACGATACGATCACCGATCAGGAAGTGATTGTCTGGCGTGGTCGCGATCATATTTACGAAGAGATGGAAGGGCTTAAATTCAAAATCGGTCCCAAATCGTTTTTCCAGACCAATAGCGAACAGGCGTATAATCTTTATAAAGTAGCGCGTGATTTTGCACAATTGTCAGGAAAGGAGACGGTCTACGACCTTTACACCGGTACCGGCAGCATTGCCAATTTCGTGGCGCGGAATGCCAAAAAGGTGGTGGGGATAGAATATGTTCCTGAAGCTATTCATGATGCACATGAGAATTCACGTTTGAACGGAATTGATAACACCCTCTTTTATGCCGGTGATATGAAAGATGTGCTTACTGCCGATTTTATATCTGAGCATGGACGTCCGGATGTGATTATCACCGATCCGCCCCGGGCCGGTATGCACAATGATGTGATTGATGCGATCCTTCTGGCTGAACCGGAGCGGATTGTGTATGTAAGTTGTAATCCTGCCACACAGGCACGCGACCTGAGCTTGCTTGATGGCAAGTACAGGGTTACCCGTGTGCAACCTGTCGACATGTTTCCCCACACGCATCATGTGGAAAATGTGGTGTTGCTGGAGAAAAGATGA